A portion of the Jaculus jaculus isolate mJacJac1 chromosome 5, mJacJac1.mat.Y.cur, whole genome shotgun sequence genome contains these proteins:
- the C5H1orf141 gene encoding uncharacterized protein C1orf141 homolog: MNDFNSKENKLIRNYQLSEHCPVRKDRLLPLCLEDELRAPNAKIINIVPAKAGTSPVKQQDTKPIIFHDTRYILMWLLRKCRFIPHLFTYKRKNFVLERNCAIFKSLISDQPRTLSKPKRTLMPAAWRKDIQTMLCERIHRTVKDKVKKATVQNSEKRPWSRLYTLSHSLSSLAKNFESYFDKTIIQEKRTNPGESGRMFLMVKPRNAPKFCVLPVKCCPKPLKNILEVRKLNNVTPLDNLLNLPGEMK, encoded by the exons ATGAATGATtttaattcaaaagaaaataagttgATCAGAAATTATCAACTAAGTGAACATTGTCCAGTAAGAAAGGACAGATTGCTCCCCTTGTGCTTGGAGGATGAACTGAGAGCTCCAAATGCCAAGATAATCAACATTGTTCCAGCAAAGGCGGGAACTTCTCCTGTG AAGCAGCAGGACACAAAGCCCATAATATTCCATGACACAAGATATATACTAATGTGGCTTTTGAGAAAATGTAGGTTTATACCTCATCTTttcacatataaaagaaaaaattttgttttagaaagaaaCTGTGCAATCTTCAAATCTTTAATCAGTGATCAACCAAGAACTCTTTCTAAACCCAAAAGAACTCTGATGCCTGCAGCATGGAGGAAAGACATCCAAACAATGTTGTGTGAAAGGATCCATAGAACTGTAAAGGACAAAGTGAAGAAAGCTACTGTTCAAAATTCAGAAAAGAGACCTTGGAGTAGACTTTATACATTATCTCACTCTTTGTCCAGTCTTGCAAAAAACTTTGAGAGCTACTTTGATAAAACCATTATTCAAGAAAAGAGAACTAACCCGGGTGAATCTGGAAGAATGTTTTTGATGGTGAAACCAAGAAATGCACCCAAATTCTGTGTCTTGCCAGTCAAATGTTGTccaaagcctttaaaaaatatacttgaaGTACGTAAATTAAATAATGTAACCCCATTAGATAATTTGTTAAACTTGCCAGGTGAAATGAAATGA